One window of the Nitrospinota bacterium genome contains the following:
- a CDS encoding ParB/RepB/Spo0J family partition protein: MNRKALGKGINALIPDFEIGVPQSGGAGPGVGELLIDEISPNKLQPRKYFDDEKLEELVQSIRENGVLQPVVVQKGKNNGYELIVGERRWRASKKAGLKKIPAVIREVSDTESLELAIIENIHRQDLNPIEEAEAYSRLANDFGLTQEKLAKRVGKNRTSVTNTLRLLKLPQSVKEEMVAGRLSMGHARALLGLESVQDMEALKKEILKKDLNVRQVEGRVKQMKTPPHEAPPARKKDVFIKNLETEMERKLGTKVEIVPRKKGGKVVVTYYSDDDLERIRGMIVKKVN, from the coding sequence ATGAATCGAAAAGCCTTGGGCAAGGGAATCAATGCCCTGATTCCGGACTTTGAAATAGGGGTTCCGCAGTCCGGGGGCGCCGGTCCGGGGGTGGGGGAGCTGTTGATCGACGAAATTTCTCCAAACAAGCTCCAGCCCAGAAAATACTTCGACGACGAAAAACTTGAAGAACTCGTGCAGTCTATCCGTGAAAACGGGGTTCTTCAGCCTGTGGTCGTGCAAAAAGGCAAAAATAACGGTTATGAGCTGATCGTCGGTGAGCGCCGCTGGCGCGCCAGCAAGAAGGCAGGCCTTAAAAAAATTCCAGCAGTCATCAGGGAAGTCAGTGATACGGAATCCCTGGAGCTCGCCATCATTGAAAATATTCACAGGCAGGATCTCAACCCTATCGAGGAAGCCGAGGCCTACTCGCGGTTGGCGAACGATTTTGGGTTGACTCAGGAGAAGCTGGCCAAACGGGTGGGCAAAAATCGAACTTCCGTCACCAATACATTGAGACTGCTCAAGCTACCGCAAAGCGTCAAAGAGGAAATGGTTGCGGGGCGATTGTCCATGGGGCATGCGCGCGCACTCCTTGGTTTGGAGTCCGTGCAGGACATGGAAGCCTTGAAAAAGGAAATCCTGAAAAAGGATTTGAACGTTCGGCAGGTGGAAGGCCGGGTCAAGCAAATGAAAACCCCGCCTCATGAGGCGCCTCCCGCCAGGAAAAAAGATGTTTTCATTAAAAATCTGGAAACGGAAATGGAGCGTAAGCTGGGGACGAAAGTTGAAATTGTCCCGCGCAAGAAGGGCGGTAAGGTTGTGGTCACTTATTATTCAGACGATGACCTGGAACGCATCCGCGGCATGATCGTGAAAAAAGTAAATTGA
- a CDS encoding AAA family ATPase — translation MGKTICIVNQKGGVGKTTTAINLSACLALSGKKVLLVDVDPQANASSGLGITLPDDALGLYDLMMGEATLEQVIYPTEIDTLKIIPSSVDLTGAEIELVSCENREKRLKTVLQGTEEEYEFILIDCPPSLGLLTLNALAVCQSVLIPMQCEYYALQGLSHLLKTLKLVKRSLNPELKVEGILLTMYDGRTLLAGQVRDQVKKYFQEFLVETIIPRNVRLSEAPSHGKPVILYANRSRGAESYIELAKEIISRTKNGALQKDSRGERVA, via the coding sequence ATGGGAAAAACAATCTGCATCGTCAATCAGAAGGGCGGGGTTGGCAAAACCACGACAGCCATCAACCTTTCGGCCTGTCTGGCTCTCTCCGGTAAAAAAGTTCTCCTGGTAGACGTGGACCCGCAGGCGAACGCCTCCAGCGGTCTGGGAATCACGTTGCCGGACGATGCCCTGGGTCTCTATGATCTGATGATGGGGGAGGCGACGCTCGAGCAGGTGATTTACCCGACAGAAATAGATACCCTGAAAATCATCCCCTCCTCAGTCGATCTCACCGGCGCGGAAATTGAACTGGTTTCCTGTGAGAACCGCGAGAAACGATTAAAAACCGTCCTGCAAGGGACGGAGGAAGAATATGAATTTATCCTGATAGATTGTCCCCCGTCCCTGGGATTGCTCACGCTGAACGCCCTGGCGGTTTGTCAGTCGGTACTGATCCCCATGCAGTGTGAATATTATGCGTTGCAGGGGTTGAGCCATCTGCTGAAAACTTTGAAGCTGGTCAAGCGCTCCCTCAATCCGGAATTGAAAGTCGAAGGCATTCTTCTGACCATGTATGACGGCAGGACCCTGCTGGCGGGTCAGGTCCGCGACCAGGTCAAAAAATACTTTCAGGAATTTCTTGTTGAAACGATCATCCCGCGCAACGTTCGTCTGAGTGAAGCCCCCAGCCACGGCAAGCCCGTCATCCTCTACGCCAACCGCTCCCGCGGGGCGGAATCCTATATCGAGCTGGCAAAAGAAATTATTTCCCGCACAAAAAACGGCGCCCTGCAAAAAGACTCAAGAGGTGAGCGCGTCGCATGA
- the rsmG gene encoding 16S rRNA (guanine(527)-N(7))-methyltransferase RsmG encodes MSYLKQLLEVFADQRLQLPSSECSDKWAGALDTFLGEWARWNDKINLTAEGDAKAVIERHIFDSLQYVRAVQSPQGQVMDVGSGAGFPGIPLKVIFPELKFVLVESQRKRASFLRNCVRKMSLDNVEVLNQRAEDLSADYLDRFDLVVFRGVGDILYCSKLAGPCLKMGGRVVIKKEPDARPPEFTEQSGYKFQLQDEIPFEGGTGVLSKLMLFAKCST; translated from the coding sequence GTGTCCTACCTTAAACAATTACTTGAAGTATTTGCCGATCAACGGCTCCAGCTGCCGTCTTCCGAGTGCTCCGACAAATGGGCCGGGGCTTTGGATACGTTTTTGGGCGAGTGGGCCCGATGGAACGACAAGATCAACCTGACCGCCGAAGGCGATGCCAAAGCGGTCATTGAAAGGCATATTTTTGACTCCCTGCAATACGTGCGGGCAGTGCAGAGTCCTCAGGGCCAGGTCATGGACGTCGGTAGCGGCGCCGGGTTTCCCGGCATCCCCCTGAAAGTTATTTTTCCCGAACTAAAATTTGTTCTGGTTGAAAGCCAGAGGAAGCGCGCCAGCTTTTTACGCAACTGTGTTCGTAAAATGAGCCTGGATAATGTGGAGGTATTGAACCAACGGGCCGAAGATTTGAGCGCCGACTATCTCGACCGATTCGATCTTGTGGTTTTTCGCGGGGTGGGGGACATTCTTTATTGCTCGAAACTGGCAGGCCCTTGTTTAAAAATGGGCGGGCGGGTGGTTATCAAAAAGGAACCGGATGCCAGGCCCCCTGAGTTTACCGAACAATCAGGTTACAAATTTCAGCTGCAGGATGAAATCCCTTTCGAGGGCGGAACCGGGGTTTTGTCCAAGCTGATGCTATTTGCCAAGTGTTCCACGTGA